One genomic region from Patagioenas fasciata isolate bPatFas1 chromosome 24, bPatFas1.hap1, whole genome shotgun sequence encodes:
- the FAM118B gene encoding protein FAM118B isoform X2: MASTRSLGPESLLEDGMPPAKKPRKLLPSLKTKKPQELVLVIGTGISAAVAPHVPALKSWKGLIQALLDAAVDFDLLEDEESKRFQKCLHEDKNLVHVAHDLIQKLSPRTSNVRSTFFKDCLYEVFDDLESKMEDSGKQLLQSVLDLMENGALVLTTNFDNLLELYAAHQGKHLESLDLTDEKKVLEWAQEKRKLSVLHIHGVYTNPGGIVLHPAGYQNVLRNTEVMRAIQKLYENKSFLFLGCGWTVDDTTFQALFLEAVKHKSDLEHFMLVRREDVDEFKKLRENMLDKGIKVISYGDEYTDLPEYFERLAGEIAARGPTGQPKEGQQLNGSAAAQIKDSIRFIALEHTCDTRATRHRRKSKHHRGDTISAIGPRSPVPGVQVPHSSVPVTTNRGHLRQLERFPISNPALLFFLVYQLRWSCHSKKSLISSLNWSKNPKQVKKKKPLNSPKSTNNTKLRSQLPREGACVT, from the exons ATGGCGTCTACGCGCAGCCTGGGGCCAGAATCACTGCTGGAAGATGGAATGCCGCCTGCAAAAAAGCCCAG GAAGCTCTTGCCAAGCCTCAAAACTAAGAAGCCCCAAGAACTCGTCTTGGTGATCGGGACAGGGATCAGCGCTGCGGTCGCTCCCCACGTCCCAGCATTGAAATCGTGGAAGGGTTTGATCCAGGCGCTCCTGGACGCTGCCGTTGACTTCGATTTGCTGGAGGACGAAGAGAGCAAACGCTTCCAGAAGTGTCTCCATGAAGACAAGAACTTGGTGCACGTTGCCCATGACCTTATCCAGAAGCTGTCACCG CGCACGAGCAACGTTCGCTCCACCTTTTTCAAAGACTGTTTGTACGAGGTGTTTGACGACCTGGAATCGAAAATGGAAGATTCCGGGAAGCagctgcttcagtctgtgctggaTCTGATGGAGAACGGCGCTCTGGTGTTAACGACCAACTTCGACAACCTGCTGGAACTGTACGCAGCGCACCAGGGGAAGCACCTGGAGTCTCTTGACCTGACTGACGAAAAGAAG GTGCTGGAGTGGGCGcaagagaagaggaaactgagcgTCCTGCACATCCACGGCGTTTACACCAACCCTGGTGGCATCGTCCTGCACCCAGCCGGCTACCAGAACGTGCTGCGCAACACCGAGGTGATG CGGGCGATTCAGAAGCTGTACGAGAATAAATCCTTCCTGTTCTTGGGCTGCGGTTGGACTGTCGACGACACCACGTTCCAGGCGCTGTTTTTAGAGGCGGTGAAGCACAAATCCGACCTGGAGCACTTCATGCTGGTGCGCAGGGAGGACGTGGACGAGTTTAAAAAGCTGCGCGAGAACATGCTGGACAAAGGGATTAAAGTTATTTCCTACGGAGACGAATACACCGATTTGCCTGAATATTTTGAGAGGCTGGCGGGCGAGATAGCAGCGCGCGGACCAACAG GCCAGCCTAAGGAGGGACAACAGCTCAacggctctgctgctgcccaaaTCAAAG ACAGCATTCGATTTATTGCACTAGAGCACACCTGCGATACAAGAGCTACAAGACATCGTCGGAAGAG CAAACACCACCGAGGAGACACAATTAGCGCTATCGGACCAAGATCTCCCGTTCCCGGTGTCCAGGTACCGCACTCCAGCGTCCCGGTGACAACAAACCGGGGACATTTAAGGCAACTTGAGCGTTTTCCCATCTCCAACCCAGCCCTGTTGTTCTTTTTGGTTTATCAGCTTCGGTGGAGCTGCCACAGCAAAAAGTCGCTCATCTCCTCCCTAAATTGGTCTAAAAACCCAAagcaggtcaaaaaaaaaaagcctttaaactCCCCAAAAAGCACGAACAATACAAAGCTCCGGTCTCAGCTTCCCCGCGAGGGAGCCTGTGTCACTTAA
- the FAM118B gene encoding protein FAM118B isoform X1, translating to MASTRSLGPESLLEDGMPPAKKPRKLLPSLKTKKPQELVLVIGTGISAAVAPHVPALKSWKGLIQALLDAAVDFDLLEDEESKRFQKCLHEDKNLVHVAHDLIQKLSPRTSNVRSTFFKDCLYEVFDDLESKMEDSGKQLLQSVLDLMENGALVLTTNFDNLLELYAAHQGKHLESLDLTDEKKVLEWAQEKRKLSVLHIHGVYTNPGGIVLHPAGYQNVLRNTEVMRAIQKLYENKSFLFLGCGWTVDDTTFQALFLEAVKHKSDLEHFMLVRREDVDEFKKLRENMLDKGIKVISYGDEYTDLPEYFERLAGEIAARGPTGQPKEGQQLNGSAAAQIKADSIRFIALEHTCDTRATRHRRKSKHHRGDTISAIGPRSPVPGVQVPHSSVPVTTNRGHLRQLERFPISNPALLFFLVYQLRWSCHSKKSLISSLNWSKNPKQVKKKKPLNSPKSTNNTKLRSQLPREGACVT from the exons ATGGCGTCTACGCGCAGCCTGGGGCCAGAATCACTGCTGGAAGATGGAATGCCGCCTGCAAAAAAGCCCAG GAAGCTCTTGCCAAGCCTCAAAACTAAGAAGCCCCAAGAACTCGTCTTGGTGATCGGGACAGGGATCAGCGCTGCGGTCGCTCCCCACGTCCCAGCATTGAAATCGTGGAAGGGTTTGATCCAGGCGCTCCTGGACGCTGCCGTTGACTTCGATTTGCTGGAGGACGAAGAGAGCAAACGCTTCCAGAAGTGTCTCCATGAAGACAAGAACTTGGTGCACGTTGCCCATGACCTTATCCAGAAGCTGTCACCG CGCACGAGCAACGTTCGCTCCACCTTTTTCAAAGACTGTTTGTACGAGGTGTTTGACGACCTGGAATCGAAAATGGAAGATTCCGGGAAGCagctgcttcagtctgtgctggaTCTGATGGAGAACGGCGCTCTGGTGTTAACGACCAACTTCGACAACCTGCTGGAACTGTACGCAGCGCACCAGGGGAAGCACCTGGAGTCTCTTGACCTGACTGACGAAAAGAAG GTGCTGGAGTGGGCGcaagagaagaggaaactgagcgTCCTGCACATCCACGGCGTTTACACCAACCCTGGTGGCATCGTCCTGCACCCAGCCGGCTACCAGAACGTGCTGCGCAACACCGAGGTGATG CGGGCGATTCAGAAGCTGTACGAGAATAAATCCTTCCTGTTCTTGGGCTGCGGTTGGACTGTCGACGACACCACGTTCCAGGCGCTGTTTTTAGAGGCGGTGAAGCACAAATCCGACCTGGAGCACTTCATGCTGGTGCGCAGGGAGGACGTGGACGAGTTTAAAAAGCTGCGCGAGAACATGCTGGACAAAGGGATTAAAGTTATTTCCTACGGAGACGAATACACCGATTTGCCTGAATATTTTGAGAGGCTGGCGGGCGAGATAGCAGCGCGCGGACCAACAG GCCAGCCTAAGGAGGGACAACAGCTCAacggctctgctgctgcccaaaTCAAAG CAGACAGCATTCGATTTATTGCACTAGAGCACACCTGCGATACAAGAGCTACAAGACATCGTCGGAAGAG CAAACACCACCGAGGAGACACAATTAGCGCTATCGGACCAAGATCTCCCGTTCCCGGTGTCCAGGTACCGCACTCCAGCGTCCCGGTGACAACAAACCGGGGACATTTAAGGCAACTTGAGCGTTTTCCCATCTCCAACCCAGCCCTGTTGTTCTTTTTGGTTTATCAGCTTCGGTGGAGCTGCCACAGCAAAAAGTCGCTCATCTCCTCCCTAAATTGGTCTAAAAACCCAAagcaggtcaaaaaaaaaaagcctttaaactCCCCAAAAAGCACGAACAATACAAAGCTCCGGTCTCAGCTTCCCCGCGAGGGAGCCTGTGTCACTTAA
- the FAM118B gene encoding protein FAM118B isoform X3, protein MASTRSLGPESLLEDGMPPAKKPRKLLPSLKTKKPQELVLVIGTGISAAVAPHVPALKSWKGLIQALLDAAVDFDLLEDEESKRFQKCLHEDKNLVHVAHDLIQKLSPRTSNVRSTFFKDCLYEVFDDLESKMEDSGKQLLQSVLDLMENGALVLTTNFDNLLELYAAHQGKHLESLDLTDEKKVLEWAQEKRKLSVLHIHGVYTNPGGIVLHPAGYQNVLRNTEVMRAIQKLYENKSFLFLGCGWTVDDTTFQALFLEAVKHKSDLEHFMLVRREDVDEFKKLRENMLDKGIKVISYGDEYTDLPEYFERLAGEIAARGPTGQPKEGQQLNGSAAAQIKGRSA, encoded by the exons ATGGCGTCTACGCGCAGCCTGGGGCCAGAATCACTGCTGGAAGATGGAATGCCGCCTGCAAAAAAGCCCAG GAAGCTCTTGCCAAGCCTCAAAACTAAGAAGCCCCAAGAACTCGTCTTGGTGATCGGGACAGGGATCAGCGCTGCGGTCGCTCCCCACGTCCCAGCATTGAAATCGTGGAAGGGTTTGATCCAGGCGCTCCTGGACGCTGCCGTTGACTTCGATTTGCTGGAGGACGAAGAGAGCAAACGCTTCCAGAAGTGTCTCCATGAAGACAAGAACTTGGTGCACGTTGCCCATGACCTTATCCAGAAGCTGTCACCG CGCACGAGCAACGTTCGCTCCACCTTTTTCAAAGACTGTTTGTACGAGGTGTTTGACGACCTGGAATCGAAAATGGAAGATTCCGGGAAGCagctgcttcagtctgtgctggaTCTGATGGAGAACGGCGCTCTGGTGTTAACGACCAACTTCGACAACCTGCTGGAACTGTACGCAGCGCACCAGGGGAAGCACCTGGAGTCTCTTGACCTGACTGACGAAAAGAAG GTGCTGGAGTGGGCGcaagagaagaggaaactgagcgTCCTGCACATCCACGGCGTTTACACCAACCCTGGTGGCATCGTCCTGCACCCAGCCGGCTACCAGAACGTGCTGCGCAACACCGAGGTGATG CGGGCGATTCAGAAGCTGTACGAGAATAAATCCTTCCTGTTCTTGGGCTGCGGTTGGACTGTCGACGACACCACGTTCCAGGCGCTGTTTTTAGAGGCGGTGAAGCACAAATCCGACCTGGAGCACTTCATGCTGGTGCGCAGGGAGGACGTGGACGAGTTTAAAAAGCTGCGCGAGAACATGCTGGACAAAGGGATTAAAGTTATTTCCTACGGAGACGAATACACCGATTTGCCTGAATATTTTGAGAGGCTGGCGGGCGAGATAGCAGCGCGCGGACCAACAG GCCAGCCTAAGGAGGGACAACAGCTCAacggctctgctgctgcccaaaTCAAAG GACGCAGCGCTTGA